One Baekduia alba genomic window, ACACGCGCGGGATCTTCCGCGTGCACCAGTTCGACAAGGTCGAGATGTTCTCGTTCGTCGAGCCGAGCGCGGCGCGCGACGAGCACGAGCGCCTGCTGGCGATCGAGGAGTCGATCATGCAGGCGCTGAACCTGCCCTACCGCGTGGTGAACATCGCGGTCGACGACCTCGGCGCGAGCGCGGCGAAGAAGTACGACATCGAGGCGTGGCTGCCGTCGCAGAAGCGCTACCGCGAGCTGACGTCGACGTCCAACACCACCGACTACCAGGCCCGCCGCCTGGAGATCCGGTACCGGCCCGACGGCGCCGGCGGCAAGGCCAAGCCGGAGGTCGTGCACACGCTCAACGGCACCGCGGTCGCGGTCGGCCGGACGCTGATCGCGGTCCTCGAGAACGGTCAGCAGGAGGACGGCTCGGTCGCCCTGCCCGAGGCGCTGCGCGCCTACGGGGCGCCGGCGTCGCTGCCGCCCGCCGGCTGAGTCGCCCGGACCGCGGCGAGCGCCGGCTCGACGCCGGCGTGGATGGGGAACGTCGCGTCCAGCCTCGTGATCTCGAACAGCCGCAGGACGGTCGGGTTCTGGCACACCAGCGCCATCGCGCCGCCCGCGCGCGTCACGCGGCGCAGCGCGTTGAGCAGGACGCTGAGGCCGGTCGAGTCGATGAACATGACGCCGCTGAGGTCCAAGACGATCGCGATGCGGCCGGCGTCGACGGCGGCGGCGAGGACGCCGCTGAACTCGGGTACGGTCGAGACGTGGATCTCGCCGTCGACGGCGATCACGGTCGTGCGGGCGTCCACGTCACGCGCGCGCGTGCG contains:
- a CDS encoding STAS domain-containing protein, with amino-acid sequence MSFAEPRFRTRARDVDARTTVIAVDGEIHVSTVPEFSGVLAAAVDAGRIAIVLDLSGVMFIDSTGLSVLLNALRRVTRAGGAMALVCQNPTVLRLFEITRLDATFPIHAGVEPALAAVRATQPAGGSDAGAP